In a single window of the Veillonella sp. genome:
- a CDS encoding flavodoxin family protein encodes MKVLIVNGSSHVNGTTMQAIQEVQKVFGEANVETEVIQLGNKPIRDCIQCGYCFEHGECVFKDDDVNAFVEKAKDADGFIFATPVYYAHPSGRILSFLDRVFFSAESIKPNPFAFKPGASIAVARRGGTTASFDVLNKYFGISQMPVAGSTYWNISHGLVAEDAKQDEEGMQTMRNLARNMIWMMRSFAVAKEQGVPYPDTEKNVSTNFVR; translated from the coding sequence ATGAAAGTTCTAATCGTAAATGGCAGTAGCCATGTAAATGGTACAACAATGCAAGCTATACAAGAGGTACAAAAGGTTTTCGGTGAAGCCAATGTGGAAACAGAGGTAATCCAACTCGGTAATAAACCTATTCGTGATTGTATCCAATGTGGTTATTGTTTTGAACATGGTGAATGTGTATTTAAAGATGATGATGTAAATGCTTTCGTAGAAAAAGCGAAGGATGCAGATGGCTTTATCTTTGCAACCCCTGTATACTACGCTCATCCTAGTGGACGTATTTTATCCTTTTTAGATCGCGTATTCTTCAGTGCCGAAAGCATAAAGCCAAATCCATTTGCCTTTAAACCAGGTGCATCTATCGCTGTAGCTCGTCGTGGTGGTACAACGGCTTCCTTTGATGTACTTAATAAGTACTTTGGTATTTCTCAAATGCCAGTTGCAGGCTCTACCTACTGGAATATTAGTCATGGTTTAGTAGCAGAAGATGCTAAGCAAGATGAAGAAGGTATGCAAACCATGCGCAACTTGGCTAGAAATATGATTTGGATGATGCGTAGCTTTGCTGTAGCTAAAGAACAAGGAGTGCCATATCCAGATACAGAGAAAAATGTATCTACGAACTTTGTCCGTTAA
- a CDS encoding autotransporter outer membrane beta-barrel domain-containing protein, whose product MKLHRHLSAVMAALVLTGISYSAMATEITATSDKAEELLGLTMGSPVQTQPEVKQIEDTLTVNVHGKSLTEAGKSKNVTGIYNGFGSQLTVDKDLIVRLKNDAPASKRELGHYYMSAVYAGYGGKVPRLSKDNPDRDYGDTNIHVKGNVDIDAIGVGLQANQRGHIIVDGGGRIITHPLETSDIYSVVAEEGDVYVNAGSDGKHPGTKDLVAVGNVGLIDKDYGRDPNHNEEPTNVGLAFTTPNSSLTGAVLNEYAESNKNPHNSGADIYLQNGATWNNEWIGADRPTPKKERKSGDNAAYLYKGSKVRNLVGGTSPTAAGNIHPIDARPITIQNYSGYVNAIYKSGVPASEPEKGQIIVEHAADNSHITMQGDHSGNTIDDASYKKEIQVLANKLQYTGNDKKLSTTVQINEGITSPSAIAELGTDHFDAQGNLVVDDTTKITRGSESSLVSGTKSALTSTAMAWKNNTNDLQRRLGDLRLANTNQGVWAKYIGGKSKITDGADAHMTYNGVQVGYDHKASNGWIFGGAIDYSTSSNSYANGSGDGKLGGIAVYGTKQHDDGRYLDIIARGNRLSNDYKLYSIGGQRLNGNYHTYGTSLSAEYGKRIKKQNGFYIDPSVEFIVGRLQGVSYDAAIAGGGSMHVKSDAVNSAVGRLGIGIGKETEKSNIFAKLALAHEFSGKVNTTYSAPGNPTVQTTVDLKDTWVDAEIGGSWSVRPSTYLYGTFTKNFGATIDNTWRIDAGVRHNF is encoded by the coding sequence ATGAAATTGCATCGTCATCTATCGGCTGTGATGGCTGCGTTAGTTTTGACAGGTATATCTTATTCTGCGATGGCTACAGAAATTACTGCAACGAGCGATAAAGCAGAGGAATTGCTCGGTTTAACAATGGGGTCACCGGTACAAACACAACCTGAGGTTAAGCAGATAGAGGATACATTAACTGTTAATGTGCATGGTAAAAGCTTAACAGAGGCTGGTAAAAGTAAGAATGTAACTGGTATCTATAATGGATTTGGATCCCAATTAACAGTAGATAAAGATCTTATTGTACGACTAAAGAATGATGCACCAGCATCTAAAAGAGAGCTTGGTCATTACTATATGAGCGCTGTATATGCTGGGTACGGTGGCAAAGTGCCAAGACTTAGTAAGGATAATCCTGATAGAGATTATGGAGATACGAATATACATGTGAAAGGTAATGTAGATATTGATGCTATCGGTGTAGGCTTACAAGCTAATCAACGTGGCCATATTATCGTTGATGGTGGCGGTCGCATCATTACTCATCCGTTAGAAACATCTGATATCTATTCTGTAGTAGCCGAAGAGGGTGATGTCTATGTAAATGCAGGTTCTGATGGTAAACATCCTGGCACCAAAGACTTAGTTGCTGTTGGTAATGTAGGCTTAATCGACAAGGATTATGGTCGCGATCCAAACCATAACGAAGAACCTACGAATGTCGGTTTAGCTTTCACAACACCAAACTCTAGCCTCACAGGTGCTGTATTAAATGAATATGCAGAAAGTAATAAAAATCCTCATAATTCTGGTGCCGATATTTACCTTCAAAATGGGGCCACTTGGAATAATGAATGGATTGGTGCGGACAGACCAACACCAAAGAAAGAGCGTAAATCTGGCGACAATGCGGCATACCTATATAAGGGCAGTAAGGTTCGTAATCTCGTAGGTGGTACGAGTCCAACGGCAGCAGGCAATATTCATCCTATCGATGCACGCCCTATAACAATTCAAAACTATAGTGGTTATGTGAATGCCATTTATAAATCTGGCGTACCAGCAAGTGAACCTGAAAAGGGTCAAATCATCGTTGAACATGCAGCAGATAATAGTCATATTACAATGCAAGGGGATCATTCTGGTAATACCATCGATGATGCAAGTTATAAAAAGGAAATACAAGTATTAGCCAATAAATTACAATATACCGGTAATGATAAGAAATTAAGCACAACGGTTCAAATTAATGAAGGTATTACGAGTCCAAGTGCTATTGCAGAACTTGGGACCGATCATTTCGACGCACAAGGAAATCTAGTTGTAGACGATACAACAAAGATTACTCGTGGCAGTGAATCATCATTAGTGAGTGGCACTAAATCTGCCCTTACATCGACCGCTATGGCATGGAAGAATAACACTAATGATTTACAACGCCGTTTAGGAGATCTTCGTCTAGCTAATACAAACCAAGGTGTATGGGCAAAATACATTGGCGGTAAATCTAAGATTACAGATGGTGCAGATGCGCATATGACCTATAATGGGGTACAAGTTGGTTACGACCATAAAGCATCCAATGGTTGGATTTTTGGCGGAGCTATTGATTACAGTACATCTAGTAATTCTTACGCTAACGGCAGTGGTGATGGTAAACTTGGTGGCATCGCCGTATATGGTACAAAACAACATGATGATGGACGTTATTTAGATATTATTGCGCGTGGTAATAGATTGTCCAATGACTACAAACTCTACTCCATAGGCGGACAACGATTGAATGGTAATTATCATACTTATGGTACATCCTTGAGTGCTGAGTATGGCAAACGGATTAAAAAGCAAAATGGCTTCTACATCGACCCTAGTGTAGAATTTATTGTAGGCCGTTTACAAGGTGTATCCTATGATGCAGCTATAGCAGGTGGTGGCTCTATGCATGTGAAATCTGACGCTGTTAACTCTGCTGTAGGCAGACTCGGTATTGGTATTGGGAAAGAAACAGAAAAATCTAATATCTTTGCCAAATTAGCGTTAGCTCATGAATTCTCTGGTAAGGTAAATACTACATATTCTGCACCAGGTAATCCAACAGTACAAACAACAGTAGACTTGAAGGATACTTGGGTTGATGCTGAAATTGGCGGATCCTGGAGCGTACGACCTAGCACATATCTATATGGTACATTCACTAAAAACTTTGGTGCTACTATAGATAATACATGGCGTATCGATGCAGGGGTACGACATAACTTTTAA
- the typA gene encoding translational GTPase TypA, which produces MIRENLRNVAIIAHVDHGKTTLVDALLKQSHVFRENEKVAERVMDSNDLERERGITILSKNTAVMHDGIKINIVDTPGHADFGGEVERVLNMVDGVLLLVDAYEGPMPQTKYVLRKALEQKLKPIVVINKIDRPDQRVKEVEDEVLELFMELEADDDQLDFPVVYASARAGVSKTNWDDEAVNMEPLFKTLIEEIPAPQGDMEGPLQFMVTTLDYDNFIGKIAVGRIVRGKMRPNQQVAIMNGESTRKAKIGRVYTYNGLNRVETDEAQMGDIIAFAGIDDINIGETVADAENPEALPSISIDEPTLSMVFSVNNSPFAGREGEFVTSRHLRDRLFREVETNVSMKVEETDSADAFKVSGRGELHLAVLIETMRREGYELQVGKPRVIFKTINDQLCEPLEALTIDVPQEFMGTVMENLGQRKAELTNMVELAGYLRMEFVIPARGLIGFRAQFLTATKGNGIMNHVFHGYAPYKGEIPSRTRGALVAFENGETTPYGLNSVQDRGTLFVGPNQDVYAGQVIGENTRELDMDVNPCKKKHVTNMRSSSSDEAVRLTPPRIFSLEQALEWINDDELVEVTPESIRMRKTILDRNARAKAAKNKK; this is translated from the coding sequence ATGATTCGCGAAAATCTTCGTAATGTAGCGATTATCGCCCACGTTGACCATGGTAAAACTACTTTGGTGGACGCGTTATTAAAACAAAGCCATGTGTTCCGTGAAAATGAAAAAGTAGCAGAACGCGTAATGGACTCCAACGACTTGGAACGTGAACGCGGTATTACTATTTTGTCCAAAAACACTGCTGTAATGCATGATGGTATCAAAATCAACATCGTTGATACTCCAGGCCATGCTGACTTCGGCGGCGAAGTAGAACGTGTACTTAACATGGTTGATGGCGTATTGCTTCTCGTAGATGCTTACGAAGGTCCAATGCCTCAAACTAAATACGTTTTGCGTAAAGCATTAGAACAAAAATTGAAACCAATCGTAGTTATCAATAAAATCGACCGTCCTGACCAACGTGTTAAAGAGGTTGAAGATGAAGTTCTTGAATTGTTCATGGAACTTGAAGCTGATGACGATCAACTTGACTTCCCTGTAGTATATGCATCCGCTCGTGCTGGTGTATCCAAAACTAACTGGGATGACGAAGCAGTAAACATGGAACCATTGTTCAAAACATTGATCGAAGAAATTCCTGCACCACAAGGCGACATGGAAGGTCCTCTTCAATTCATGGTTACTACACTTGATTACGATAACTTCATCGGTAAAATCGCTGTAGGTCGTATCGTTCGCGGTAAAATGAGACCTAACCAACAAGTGGCTATCATGAATGGTGAAAGCACACGTAAAGCGAAAATCGGTCGCGTATACACATACAATGGCTTGAATCGTGTTGAAACTGACGAAGCACAAATGGGTGATATCATTGCATTCGCTGGTATCGACGATATCAACATCGGCGAAACTGTAGCTGATGCTGAAAATCCTGAAGCATTACCATCTATCTCCATCGACGAACCAACATTGTCCATGGTATTCTCTGTAAACAACTCTCCATTCGCAGGTCGCGAAGGTGAATTTGTTACATCCCGTCACTTGCGTGATCGTTTGTTCCGCGAAGTAGAAACTAACGTTTCTATGAAAGTTGAAGAAACTGATTCTGCAGATGCCTTCAAAGTATCTGGCCGTGGTGAATTGCACTTGGCTGTATTGATTGAAACTATGCGTCGTGAAGGCTACGAATTACAAGTAGGTAAACCTCGCGTAATCTTCAAAACTATTAACGACCAATTATGTGAACCTTTGGAAGCATTGACTATCGACGTACCTCAAGAATTCATGGGTACAGTAATGGAAAATCTTGGTCAACGTAAAGCTGAATTGACTAACATGGTTGAATTAGCTGGTTACCTTCGTATGGAATTCGTAATTCCTGCTCGTGGTTTGATTGGTTTCCGTGCACAATTCTTAACAGCTACAAAAGGTAATGGTATCATGAACCATGTATTCCATGGTTATGCACCATACAAAGGTGAAATTCCTTCCCGTACACGCGGTGCTTTGGTAGCATTCGAAAATGGCGAAACTACTCCATATGGTTTGAACTCTGTTCAAGACCGTGGTACATTGTTCGTTGGTCCTAACCAAGATGTGTACGCAGGTCAAGTTATCGGTGAAAACACTCGTGAACTTGATATGGATGTTAACCCATGTAAGAAAAAACACGTTACTAACATGCGTTCTAGCTCCTCTGACGAAGCAGTACGCTTGACTCCACCTCGTATCTTCTCCTTGGAACAAGCTCTTGAGTGGATCAACGATGACGAACTCGTTGAAGTAACACCTGAAAGCATTCGTATGCGTAAAACAATCCTTGATCGTAACGCACGTGCGAAAGCAGCTAAAAACAAAAAATAA
- a CDS encoding class I SAM-dependent methyltransferase has product MTNKIQELTVNEVWRDEQDAWNHRSDYFVEMHNREDRKAQVTDFLTFLKDENLLPKEGGHTLDIGCGVCDYALGLAREGYKATGIDLSDGMIRGAKQLAEAEGLDLSLYIAPWSEDTRRELSWDKSFDLVYSIFCPIMFDVENIRAMHEASKDKCLWIAFSERSDETVDMLSEHFFGRDSFPWDGKMKECLDAIHEIGHNVKVTYKTVPETEVMSLDKAVNYFTMRLHNNTWGDMEDMKEEIRNLIEPLAINGEIHNKTVDKVAWVSWSVK; this is encoded by the coding sequence ATGACAAATAAAATACAAGAGCTTACCGTCAACGAAGTGTGGCGTGATGAGCAAGATGCATGGAATCACCGTTCCGATTATTTTGTAGAAATGCATAATCGAGAAGATCGTAAAGCACAAGTTACAGATTTTCTTACATTCTTGAAGGATGAAAATTTATTACCTAAAGAGGGGGGACATACCCTCGATATCGGATGTGGTGTTTGTGACTATGCATTGGGATTGGCTCGTGAAGGCTATAAAGCGACAGGCATTGATTTGTCTGATGGCATGATTCGAGGGGCTAAACAGTTGGCAGAGGCGGAAGGTTTAGATCTAAGCTTATATATTGCGCCTTGGTCCGAGGATACTCGCCGTGAGCTAAGCTGGGATAAAAGCTTCGACTTGGTGTACAGTATTTTCTGTCCTATTATGTTTGATGTAGAAAATATTCGTGCCATGCATGAAGCAAGTAAGGACAAATGCTTGTGGATTGCTTTTAGTGAACGTAGCGATGAGACGGTAGATATGCTGTCTGAACACTTCTTTGGTCGTGATTCCTTCCCTTGGGATGGTAAGATGAAAGAGTGTTTAGATGCTATTCATGAAATAGGGCATAATGTAAAAGTGACGTATAAAACGGTTCCTGAAACAGAGGTTATGAGCCTTGATAAAGCTGTGAATTACTTTACAATGCGACTACACAACAATACATGGGGCGATATGGAAGATATGAAAGAGGAAATCAGAAATCTCATTGAACCTTTAGCTATTAATGGAGAGATTCATAATAAGACGGTTGATAAAGTGGCCTGGGTGTCCTGGTCTGTAAAATAG
- a CDS encoding DUF4198 domain-containing protein — MNKKILASLFAVGLAAGCVCSSVDAHGVFFANRLDEKALVLGEGPVDDAYSPDMVKGIVGYDNNGAVIPVEVIKHEKNIAIVPPANLGVTVTNFDYGYWTKDKDGKTVHKPITEVPGAQKSTHAIKYDVHYWNAEAKPFNNKDAFIQIIPSVNPLTLKKGDTYEIQVLKDGKPYANAPLIKDVINDLTNESQADANGKATVTVSANGLNVVGVEVGFPTQIKGEQNKYFSALSFIINPE; from the coding sequence ATGAATAAGAAAATCTTAGCTTCTTTGTTCGCAGTAGGTTTAGCAGCGGGTTGTGTGTGCTCTTCCGTTGATGCTCATGGCGTATTCTTCGCTAACCGTTTAGACGAAAAAGCTTTAGTACTTGGCGAAGGCCCTGTAGATGATGCATATAGCCCAGACATGGTTAAAGGTATCGTTGGTTATGATAACAATGGTGCAGTTATCCCTGTAGAAGTTATTAAACATGAAAAAAATATAGCTATCGTTCCACCAGCTAATTTAGGTGTTACAGTAACTAACTTTGACTATGGCTACTGGACAAAAGACAAAGACGGTAAAACTGTACATAAACCAATTACAGAAGTTCCTGGTGCTCAAAAAAGTACACATGCCATTAAATATGATGTTCACTACTGGAATGCAGAAGCAAAACCTTTCAACAATAAAGATGCTTTCATCCAAATCATTCCATCCGTTAACCCATTAACACTTAAAAAAGGTGATACATATGAAATCCAAGTCTTGAAAGACGGCAAACCATATGCAAATGCACCTCTTATCAAAGACGTAATTAATGATCTTACTAATGAAAGCCAAGCTGATGCTAACGGTAAAGCAACAGTTACTGTAAGCGCTAATGGCCTTAACGTAGTAGGTGTTGAAGTGGGCTTCCCAACTCAAATTAAAGGGGAACAAAATAAATACTTCAGCGCATTGTCCTTCATCATCAATCCTGAATAA
- a CDS encoding low molecular weight protein-tyrosine-phosphatase: MVKVLFICHGNICRSTMAEFYMKQIVEQAGLSDSIYVESAATSREEIGNDTHYGTKQKLDEMGIPYTRRKARQVTVDDYHNFDYLIIMDENNARNLHSIIGDDIDSKVYKAMSFVGESRDVKDPWYTGNFDETYDDVSRSCDALLELLKTKI, encoded by the coding sequence ATGGTTAAGGTTTTATTCATTTGTCATGGTAATATCTGTCGTTCTACAATGGCGGAGTTTTACATGAAGCAGATCGTTGAGCAGGCTGGTCTAAGTGATTCTATCTATGTTGAGTCTGCTGCCACATCTCGTGAGGAGATAGGGAACGACACCCATTATGGGACTAAACAAAAATTAGATGAAATGGGAATCCCTTATACACGTCGCAAGGCTCGTCAAGTGACGGTTGATGACTATCATAACTTTGATTATCTTATTATCATGGATGAAAATAATGCACGGAATTTACACAGTATCATCGGTGATGATATAGACTCAAAGGTATATAAGGCTATGTCCTTTGTTGGTGAAAGCCGTGATGTAAAGGATCCTTGGTATACGGGGAACTTTGACGAAACCTATGACGATGTTAGTCGTAGCTGTGATGCTCTACTAGAATTGCTTAAAACAAAAATATAA
- a CDS encoding LemA family protein, with protein MFSTLIFFIILFLIFFFIKQYNLLQKLTVEIKEARANIIVAYEKKVAIVNQFTSIVNEYDDYEKLIQLKVSDNFVDMARETSKAVRNITALANQFPDLKANTQYGKFLEAINENEAFISNKRESYNFQVKEYNSEIAQIPMVFVASLLGFKQAPFFDPNNEEALAEFSGADPEAIKDLAMKGTDKLKDTTDKIRESFEKREQEAQAKREERLKQERDAASNNESVKTEEKADAETPNADAPTAEASKTEDVSSPVEKKEDK; from the coding sequence ATGTTTTCAACACTAATATTTTTTATAATTCTGTTTTTGATTTTCTTCTTTATTAAGCAATACAATTTACTGCAAAAGTTGACAGTAGAGATTAAAGAGGCCCGTGCCAATATTATCGTTGCATACGAGAAAAAGGTGGCTATCGTAAATCAGTTTACTAGTATTGTTAATGAGTATGATGATTATGAAAAATTAATCCAGTTGAAAGTGTCCGACAACTTTGTTGATATGGCTCGGGAAACATCTAAAGCAGTGAGAAATATTACGGCGCTCGCTAATCAGTTCCCAGATTTGAAAGCTAATACTCAATATGGTAAATTCTTGGAAGCTATTAATGAAAATGAAGCATTTATCTCTAATAAGCGTGAGTCTTATAACTTCCAAGTAAAAGAATATAATAGTGAAATTGCTCAAATTCCAATGGTATTTGTAGCGTCCTTACTAGGTTTCAAACAGGCTCCATTCTTTGATCCAAATAATGAAGAGGCTTTAGCTGAATTTAGTGGTGCTGATCCAGAAGCAATCAAAGATCTTGCTATGAAGGGCACAGATAAGCTGAAGGATACAACAGATAAAATTAGAGAATCCTTTGAAAAACGTGAACAAGAAGCACAAGCTAAGAGAGAAGAACGCCTTAAACAAGAGCGTGATGCTGCTTCTAATAATGAGAGTGTAAAGACTGAAGAGAAAGCTGACGCAGAGACACCTAATGCTGATGCACCTACGGCGGAGGCATCTAAAACAGAGGATGTTTCCAGTCCTGTAGAGAAAAAAGAAGATAAATAA